One window from the genome of [Mycobacterium] stephanolepidis encodes:
- a CDS encoding flavin-containing monooxygenase — protein sequence MTTFSAARAVDDNALPAYKDLLVPDLVAVVIGAGFGGLAAGNRLRKKGIENFLILEKSDGVGGTWWHNTYPGIEVDIPSMAYSYAEAPNPKWSRMFAPGSELRQYAQDCADKFGLRDKLRLNTAVRGIVFDEINDLWRVHAVDADGEFEITTRFVVSCHGALSTPAVPDIPGLDSFAGKTILSQEWDHDYPLAGKRAAVIGTGASGIQIIPAIVDTVKHLTVFQRTPIYVGPKTNPSIPPFLRKVLRYTPFLLRSIRFGGGLGGDLVQTVGVVHYKQFPYATKIAGAVVKASMRARIKDRELRKKLIPTYGFACKRPSASATYLETFARPDVDLVTESIARIVPEGIETADGVLHRLDTLILATGFKVFDLPYSVQGIDGQDLGNFWENNRVRAYQGVAVPGFPNYFLAPGPYGVVGFNWFDTIKMCTSHATDMIADGITRHATRVEVSQDAFDQFFDRAVAATENLVFKSPGCANSHSYYINKDGDTPFLRPFAIAHSNAMMRSAGEAYVQSRRYPDAAGRVTVYP from the coding sequence GCCGGAAACCGGCTCCGCAAGAAAGGGATCGAGAACTTCCTGATCCTGGAGAAATCCGACGGGGTCGGCGGAACCTGGTGGCACAACACGTATCCGGGCATCGAGGTGGACATCCCTTCGATGGCGTACTCCTACGCGGAGGCGCCCAACCCGAAATGGTCCCGAATGTTCGCACCCGGCAGTGAACTTCGCCAGTACGCGCAGGACTGCGCCGACAAATTCGGGCTGCGGGACAAGCTACGGCTGAACACCGCCGTCCGTGGCATCGTGTTCGACGAGATCAACGACCTCTGGCGGGTGCACGCAGTGGACGCCGACGGCGAATTCGAGATCACCACTCGATTCGTCGTCTCCTGCCACGGCGCCTTGAGCACGCCCGCGGTGCCCGATATCCCCGGGCTGGATTCCTTTGCCGGCAAGACGATCTTGTCGCAGGAGTGGGATCACGACTATCCGCTGGCAGGCAAGAGGGCCGCGGTGATCGGCACCGGGGCCTCCGGCATCCAAATCATCCCGGCGATCGTCGACACAGTGAAGCATCTGACCGTTTTCCAGCGCACCCCCATTTATGTGGGCCCCAAGACGAACCCGTCGATACCTCCTTTCCTTCGGAAAGTATTGCGATACACGCCCTTCCTGCTGCGGTCCATCAGGTTCGGCGGTGGGCTCGGCGGCGATCTGGTGCAAACCGTCGGCGTGGTGCACTACAAGCAGTTCCCGTATGCCACCAAGATCGCGGGCGCCGTGGTCAAGGCCAGCATGAGGGCACGTATCAAGGATCGCGAGCTGCGCAAGAAGCTCATTCCCACTTATGGTTTCGCGTGCAAACGGCCCTCGGCCTCGGCCACCTACCTTGAGACATTCGCCCGCCCGGACGTCGATCTGGTCACCGAATCCATCGCCCGGATCGTCCCCGAGGGAATCGAAACCGCCGATGGCGTCTTGCACCGCCTCGACACCCTGATCCTCGCAACCGGGTTCAAGGTGTTCGACTTGCCCTATTCGGTGCAGGGCATCGATGGGCAGGATCTCGGCAACTTCTGGGAAAACAATCGCGTGCGCGCCTACCAGGGCGTCGCGGTGCCGGGATTCCCCAACTATTTCCTGGCACCCGGACCCTACGGTGTGGTCGGGTTCAATTGGTTCGACACCATCAAGATGTGCACCAGTCACGCCACCGACATGATCGCCGACGGCATCACCCGGCACGCGACGCGCGTGGAGGTCAGTCAGGACGCCTTCGACCAGTTCTTCGATCGGGCCGTGGCCGCGACCGAGAACCTGGTGTTCAAGAGCCCCGGCTGCGCGAACTCCCACAGCTACTACATCAACAAGGACGGCGACACCCCGTTCCTGCGGCCGTTCGCGATCGCACATTCGAATGCGATGATGCGTTCTGCGGGAGAGGCTTACGTCCAGTCCCGCAGATACCCGGACGCGGCCGGACGGGTAACCGTCTACCCGTAG